One Prunus dulcis chromosome 7, ALMONDv2, whole genome shotgun sequence DNA segment encodes these proteins:
- the LOC117635446 gene encoding cytochrome P450 90A1-like: MLNLLEEGLLFLVRNYYDVFIVAVFSIGVTFLVSKIAWRSLDMTTTSYRGGGIPGRLGLPFVGETLSLLSATSSTKGCYEFVRLRRIWHGKWFKTRIFGQIHVFVPSTEGARAIFSDDFAKFNKGYVKSMADCVGEKSLLRVPHEDHKRIRRLLSEPFSMNSLSTFVQKFDKVLCQELKKLEGGGKSFVVLDFSMKITFDAMCNMLLSVTDDSLLRKINKDCTAVSDAMLTFPYMIPGTRYYKGIKARRRLMETFKDIIGRRRSGKECAEDFLQSMLERDSHPPNEKLQDSEIMDNLLTLIIAGQTTTSAAMMWSVKFLDENREAQERLREEQLSIARARPDGASATLEDFKNKPYCLKVVKETLRISNVLLWFPRVALSDCTIEGFEIKKGWHVNIDATCIHNDPALYAEPMQFNPSRFDEMQKPYSFIPFGSGPRTCLGMNMAKVTMLVFLHRLTSGYRWTVDDLDTSLARNAHIPRLRSGCPITLRAL, from the exons ATGTTGAATCTATTAGAGGAGGGGCTCCTCTTCCTTGTGAGGAACTACTATGATGTTTTCATTGTTGCAGTGTTTTCTATTGGGGTAACATTTTTGGTCTCCAAAATAGCTTGGAGAAGTTTGGACATGACCACTACAAGTTACAGAGGTGGTGGCATCCCAGGCCGGTTGGGGTTGCCCTTTGTTGGTGAAaccctttctcttctttctgcAACTAGCAGTACAAAAGGATGCTATGAATTTGTCCGGCTCCGACGAATATG GCACGGGAAGTGGTTCAAAACAAGGATTTTTGGACAGATCCATGTGTTTGTTCCCAGCACAGAGGGCGCAAGAGCCATTTTTTCTGATGACTTTGCAAAATTCAACAAAGGGTATGTGAAATCAATGGCAGACTGTGTTGGAGAGAAGAGCTTGCTGCGTGTGCCGCATGAAGACCATAAGAGGATTAGGCGCCTTCTTTCAGAACCTTTCTCCATGAACTCTTTATCAACATTTGTTCAGAAGTTTGATAAAGTGTTGTGCCAAGAGCTGAAGAAATTAGAAGGCGGCGGGAAAAGCTTTGTGGTGCTTGACTTCAGCATGAAG ATTACTTTTGACGCAATGTGCAACATGCTATTGAGTGTCACGGATGACTCCTTGCTCCGAAAGATCAACAAAGACTGCACTGCGGTCTCGGATGCAATGTTAACCTTTCCTTACATGATCCCAGGCACCAGATATTACAAAGGCATCAAG GCACGTCGACGTCTAATGGAAACCTTCAAAGACATTATtgggagaagaagaagtggaAAGGAGTGTGCAGAAGACTTCCTACAGTCTATGTTAGAAAGAGATTCACACCCTCCCAATGAAAAGCTCCAAGACTCAGAGATTATGGACAACCTATTGACATTGATAATTGCAGGGCAGACCACCACTTCCGCTGCAATGATGTGGAGTGTTAAGTTTCTTGATGAGAACAGAGAAGCACAGGAAAGACTGAGG GAGGAACAGTTGTCAATAGCCAGAGCTAGGCCAGATGGAGCTTCAGCTACCCTAgaagattttaaaaacaagCCCTACTGTTTGAAG GTTGTCAAAGAGACATTGAGGATCTCAAATGTCCTTCTGTGGTTTCCTCGTGTTGCACTCTCTGACTGCACTATTGAAG GCTTTGAAATAAAGAAAGGTTGGCATGTGAACATTGACGCGACTTGCATACACAACGACCCAGCTTTGTATGCAGAGCCAATGCAATTCAACCCATCTAGATTTGAC GAAATGCAAAAGCCATATAGCTTTATACCATTTGGGTCAGGACCCAGGACATGCTTAGGAATGAACATGGCCAAGGTGACAATGCTGGTCTTTTTACACCGTCTCACTAGTGGATACAG GTGGACAGTTGATGATCTGGATACTAGCCTAGCGAGGAATGCACACATTCCGAGACTAAGAAGTGGGTGTCCCATTACCTTGAGGGCCTTATAA
- the LOC117635055 gene encoding protein HYPER-SENSITIVITY-RELATED 4-like has translation MASSSSAETKLATAKTVLSTAASVAATAMLVRSIAQDFLPHEIQHYFFSGISSFFSRFSSQLTMVIEEFDGLVNNQIYEAAEIYLGSKVSPSTHRIKVSKPEKENNFTITMESNQEIVDVFNGVKFNWILVSRQVESNFHNPRDLNSTLRSEVRSFELSFHKKQRDLVLNSYLPHIVKQSKSMKQEKKTLKIFTVDYQNMYCNIAEAWIPTNLDHPATFETLALDSDIKSFILHDLERFIKRKEYYRKVGKAWKRGYLLYGPPGTGKSSLIAAMANHLNFDIYDLELTELSNNSELRRLLVAMANRSILVVEDIDCTIEFQDRMAESRALHPHGSQEKQVTLSGLLNFIDGLWSSCGDERIIVFTTNHKEKLDPALLRPGRMDVHVHMSYCSPSGFRLLASNYLGIKDHLLFGEIEEQIDMTKVTPAEVAEQLIKSDEPGIALQGLIEFLKVKKKENEEADEEAKRKQAEVEAKEAEAEAEIKDKKDDNDEKSSEKK, from the exons ATGGCCTCATCATCTTCTGCTGAAACCAAACTGGCCACGGCCAAGACAGTTCTTTCAACAGCAGCCTCTGTGGCTGCCACAGCAATGTTGGTAAGGTCAATAGCCCAAGATTTCCTCCCCCATGAGATCCAACACTACTTCTTCTCTGGCATCAGCAGCTTCTTCTCTCGCTTCTCCTCCCAACTCACCATGGTCATTGAAGAGTTCGATGGCCTTGTCAACAACCAAATATATGAGGCTGCAGAAATCTACTTGGGCAGCAAAGTCTCCCCATCAACACACAGAATCAAAGTCAGCAAACCCGAGAAGGAAAACAACTTCACCATCACCATGGAAAGCAATCAGGAGATTGTGGATGTCTTTAATGGGGTTAAGTTCAATTGGATCTTGGTCTCCAG GCAGGTTGAGTCGAACTTCCACAACCCTCGTGATCTAAACTCCACACTGAGATCAGAAGTGAGATCCTTTGAGCTCAGCTTCCACAAGAAACAAAGAGACTTGGTGCTAAACTCTTACCTCCCTCACattgttaaacaatcaaagtCCATGAAGCAAGAAAAGAAGACCCTGAAAATCTTCACGGTTGACTATCAGAACATGTACTGCAACATAGCAGAAGCATGGATCCCCACAAACCTCGATCACCCGGCAACGTTCGAAACCCTGGCTTTGGACTCGGACATCAAAAGCTTCATTCTTCACGACCTTGAGAGGTTCATAAAGAGGAAGGAGTATTATAGAAAAGTTGGCAAGGCTTGGAAGAGAGGCTATTTGTTGTATGGCCCACCAGGGACAGGGAAGTCAAGCTTGATTGCTGCAATGGCCAATCACTTGAACTTTGATATCTATGACTTGGAACTCACTGAGTTGAGTAACAACTCGGAGCTTAGGAGGTTGTTGGTTGCCATGGCTAATAGGTCTATATTGGTAGTGGAGGATATTGACTGCACCATTGAGTTTCAAGATCGAATGGCTGAGTCTAGAGCTTTACACCCACATGGGTCCCAGGAGAAACAG GTGACACTATCAGGTTTGCTCAATTTCATTGATGGGCTGTGGTCAAGCTGTGGAGATGAGAGAATTATAGTGTTCACAACCAACCACAAGGAGAAGCTTGACCCTGCACTGTTGCGCCCTGGTCGCATGGATGTTCATGTCCACATGTCCTATTGCAGCCCATCTGGCTTTAGGCTTCTGGCATCCAATTACCTTGGAATTAAAGACCACCTGTTGTTTGGGGAGATTGAGGAACAGATTGACATGACTAAAGTGACCCCTGCAGAAGTAGCTGAGCAACTGATCAAGAGTGATGAGCCTGGCATTGCACTGCAAGGCCTGATTGAGTTTctgaaagtgaagaagaaggagaatgaGGAAGCTGATGAGGAGGCTAAAAGGAAGCAAGCAGAAGTAGAAGCTAAAGAAGCTGAGGCTGAGGCTGAGATTAAGGACAAGAAAGATGATAATGATGAAAAAAGTAGTGAGAAAAAGTAG
- the LOC117634178 gene encoding AAA-ATPase At3g50940-like, with the protein MNMFSNKEMPSPSSLFSAYASMAASMMLFRSMANELIPHPVRGYLVSSLRYLFKTHSPKLTLVIEESNGISRNQVYEAAEIYLCTKISSNTERIRVSKSPKGKSLTIRLEKGEKLVDFYEGIELKWRFICAESQQKDPNDPFSPPRSEKRFFELTFHKKHKDRVLDCYVPYVLERANAMKDEERVLKMYTLNSCHPYNGVKWESINLEHPATFETVAMDQDLKNAVIEDLNRFVKRKEFYKKVGRAWKRGYLLYGPPGTGKSSLVAAMANYLKFDVYDLQLANIFRDSDLRKLLLGTANRSILVIEDIDCSVELPDRRHGDGRKQPDVQLTLSGLLNFIDGLWSSCGDERIIIFTTNHKERLDPALLRPGRMDMHIHMSYCTYHGFKLLASNYLGIHNHHHLFGEIEDLMKETDVTPAHVAEELMKSEDVDVALEGLVKLLKRKKLEGDEFEDEAEKKNAAQAAKRQKTGKQQRKPVRNNRRNSTKRTSNRLSAKKTILY; encoded by the exons ATGAACATGTTTTCGAACAAAGAAATGCCTTCTCCATCATCACTGTTCTCTGCCTATGCCTCCATGGCAGCCTCAATGATGCTCTTTAGGTCCATGGCCAATGAGCTCATACCTCATCCAGTTAGGGGCTACCTTGTCTCTAGCCTCCGATACCTTTTCAAAACTCACTCCCCTAAGCTAACCCTAGTCATAGAGGAATCAAACGGCATATCTCGCAACCAAGTCTATGAAGCTGCAGAGATATACTTGTGCACAAAAATCAGTTCCAACACGGAGAGGATCAGAGTTAGCAAAAGCCCAAAGGGGAAGAGCTTGACGATTCGACTCGAGAAAGGAGAGAAGCTGGTTGATTTCTATGAAGGGATTGAGCTCAAGTGGAGGTTTATTTGTGCAGAGTCACAACAGAAAGACCCCAATGATCCATTTTCTCCTCCGAGGTCCGAGAAGCGGTTCTTTGAGCTAACATTCCACAAGAAGCACAAAGACAGAGTTTTGGATTGCTATGTGCCTTATGTTCTTGAAAGAGCCAACGCCATGAAAGATGAAGAGAGGGTTTTGAAGATGTACACACTAAATTCCTGCCACCCTTACAATGGCGTCAAATGGGAGTCCATCAATCTCGAACACCCTGCAACTTTTGAGACGGTGGCCATGGACCAAGACCTCAAGAATGCAGTTATTGAGGATCTTAACAGATTTGTGAAGAGGAAGGAGTTTTACAAGAAAGTAGGAAGGGCTTGGAAAAGAGGGTACTTGTTGTATGGCCCTCCAGGCACTGGCAAATCAAGCTTGGTTGCAGCCATGGCTAATTATCTCAAGTTTGATGTCTATGACTTGCAGCTTGCCAACATATTTCGTGACTCGGACCTGAGAAAATTGCTGCTGGGCACCGCGAACCGGTCGATTCTTGTGATTGAAGACATTGATTGTAGTGTTGAGCTGCCTGATCGTCGACATGGAGATGGAAGAAAGCAACCTGATGTCCAG TTGACACTATCGGGACTGCTAAACTTCATAGATGGCTTATGGTCTAGCTGTGGAGATGAGAGGATCATAATCTTCACCACTAACCACAAGGAGAGGCTAGACCCGGCTCTTCTGCGCCCGGGCCGAATGGACATGCATATCCACATGTCCTACTGCACTTACCATGGCTTCAAACTCTTGGCCTCAAACTACTTGGGCATCCataaccaccaccacctcttcGGAGAAATCGAAGACTTGATGAAGGAAACAGATGTGACTCCGGCACACGTTGCAGAAGAGTTGATGAAGAGTGAAGATGTTGATGTTGCACTCGAAGGACTTGTCAAGCTTTTAAAGaggaaaaaattggaaggTGATGAATTTGAGGATGAGGCTGAAAAGAAGAATGCAGCTCAAGCAGCAAAGAGGCAGAAAACAGGAAAGCAACAAAGGAAACCTGTGAGGAATAATAGAAGAAACAGCACCAAGAGAACAAGCAACCGCTTATCTGCTAAGAAAACCATTTTGTATTAG
- the LOC117634177 gene encoding uncharacterized protein LOC117634177, translating into MSKELRNAENLRKWRFTWEAQSHIPTLRLFLFDSYTKPSIQCEKLSVLIRPSESLVLVSWTQDAQVSLSVPMPRVLVDADSPVSFSALDDHIEVKLVLLLPVDHPIVLSFDSILSLNEEKEIAFEDASKPLPLASEVKRLSSSGGVHVYCRNCSFKLTASPLSHFVEMPSVNWREVADNWFGACCCSFGGISEKLVARYANSYACAKGVCLLNSTNITLCKEDLVGFEFPDWGEHPRYDSESDGSGENGFSESKLNSGSNLACNEIPRFAEVRDTYFAEDFKCEVTKDESNSEGAPHRCSESEYSVKMASTPGCCNYTGSHVQNYDEEGCRLHLSEISLEDPKPAKSIEILKNHKSFLNGFLENIFMVRSSNISVDVEWIEFFCPQCSSLLGAYPCDDGNALVDGGVRLFKCNVSTSLPVGGPTNLFRKYTLEKMFANQLLECAKDELSFRTVVRDLKTKSPILQIVLINTNFWSCTGDCLAKEGKEEPVPKIDLHPVVKVLFSQFSSSTDSQIRMLEDSVTKDAADEVFMLTHQIEELIESLSARKDTLPPSCSSLQGLSLSSMLR; encoded by the exons ATGTCCAAGGAGCTTCGAAACGCCGAAAATCTTCGAAAATGGCGGTTCACATGGGAAGCCCAATCTCACATCCCAACCCTCCGCTTGTTCCTCTTCGATTCATACACAAAACCCTCGATTCAATGCGAGAAGCTCAGCGTCCTCATACGCCCCTCAGAGTCTCTGGTCCTGGTGAGCTGGACCCAGGACGCCCAAGTCTCGCTTAGTGTTCCAATGCCTAGGGTTTTGGTGGATGCTGACTCTCCTGTGAGCTTCAGTGCCTTAGATGATCACATTGAGGTCAAGCTCGTCCTTCTTCTCCCTGTTGATCACCCTATTGTTTTGAGCTTCGATTCTATACTCAGTTTgaatgaagagaaagagattgCGTTTGAGGATGCTTCCAAGCCGCTTCCGTTGGCCTCTG AGGTAAAGAGGCTATCTTCGTCTGGTGGAGTTCACGTTTACTGCAGAAATTGCTCATTTAAGTTGACTGCAAGTCCCCTTAG CCATTTTGTGGAAATGCCTTCAGTCAATTGGCGAGAGGTGGCTGATAACTGGTTTGGGGCTTGCTGCTGTTCATTTGGAGGCATTAGTGAGAAGCTGGTTGCTAGGTATGCAAATTCTTACGCATGTGCAAAGGGTGTGTGCCTGTTGAACTCTACAAATATTACACTTTGCAAAGAAGATCTTGTTGGGTTTGAATTTCCTGACTGGGGTGAACATCCAAGATACGATAGTGAATCAGATGGAAGTGGTGAAAATGGTTTTAGCGAATCTAAACTTAATTCAGGAAGTAATCTTGCATGTAATGAGATACCGAGGTTCGCGGAGGTTAGGGATACATATTTTGCTGAAGATTTTAAATGTGAAGTTACTAAGGATGAAAGTAACAGTGAGGGTGCACCTCACAGATGTTCAGAATCAGAGTACTCTGTAAAAATGGCTTCAACACCAGGATGCTGTAATTATACGGGAAGTCATGTTCAAAATTATGATGAGGAAGGCTGCAGACTTCATTTGTCTGAAATTTCCTTGGAGGACCCAAAACCTGCTAAAAGCATAGAGATTCTGAAAAACCACAAATCTTTCCTAAATGGGtttcttgaaaatattttcatgGTCAGATCCTCCAATATTTCCGTAGATGTCGAGTGGATTGAATTTTTCTGCCCTCAATGTTCGTCTCTTCTTGGAGCTTACCCATGTGATGATGGTAATGCACTTGTAGACGGTGGAGTTCGATTGTTTAAATGTAATGTTTCCACCAGTCTACCAGTTGGTGGGCCAACAAACTTATTCAG GAAGTATACCTTGGAAAAAATGTTTGCAAATCAGCTACTTGAATGTGCAAAAGATGAACTATCTTTTAGGACCGTGGTTAGGGACCTAAAAACCAAATCTCCCATACTGCAAATTGTTCTCATTAATACAAATTTTTGGTCTTGCACTGGTGATTGTTTGGCCAAAGAGGGCAAGGAAGAACCAGTACCAAAGATAGATCTGCATCCTGTCGTCAAGGTGCTATTCTCACAGTTCAGCAGCAGTACGGACTCTCAAATAAG GATGTTAGAAGATTCGGTAACAAAGGATGCAGCTGATGAAGTGTTTATGCTGACGCATCAAATAGAAGAATTAATCGAGTCTCTGTCAGCGAGAAAGGATACACTTCCACCTTCCTGTTCTTCTTTACAGGGATTATCTTTGTCATCCATGCTGAGGTAG
- the LOC117634435 gene encoding basic form of pathogenesis-related protein 1-like, which produces MAFNTKLLLAICCVALVFTLVSANISKEEIDGFLEEHNKARKEVGNKPLKWNTTLAQYAQEYANKRVDDCAMEHSRGRWGENLTSGDGMTGAAGTKYWVTEKEFYDPKSNKCVKDECGHYLAVIWGKTTEVGCGISKCKDGKNYIVCSYDPMYQPEDERPY; this is translated from the coding sequence atggcGTTCAACACGAAGCTCCTTTTGGCCATCTGCTGCGTCGCATTGGTCTTCACTCTTGTCTCTGCAAACATTTCCAAAGAAGAGATCGATGGCTTCCTCGAGGAGCACAACAAGGCTCGTAAAGAGGTCGGCAACAAACCCCTTAAGTGGAACACGACCTTGGCCCAATATGCTCAAGAATATGCCAACAAAAGAGTTGACGACTGCGCTATGGAGCACTCAAGGGGGCGTTGGGGTGAGAACTTGACCTCCGGCGACGGCATGACTGGCGCAGCTGGCACTAAATATTGGGTCACCGAGAAAGAGTTCTATGACCCCAAGTCCAACAAATGCGTCAAAGACGAATGTGGTCACTACCTCGCTGTGATCTGGGGCAAAACCACCGAGGTCGGATGTGGCATTTCAAAGTGCAAGGATGGAAAGAACTACATCGTTTGCAGCTACGATCCCATGTACCAGCCCGAGGACGAGCGCCCATACTAG